The following nucleotide sequence is from Negativicutes bacterium.
CCTACGAGATCCTGCGTTTAATGGGTAAGTATGCAGGAGAAAATAAATTTGTCGATTTCTTTACAAAACCGGGTCTCTGGCTGCAGAAATTAACTACCAGAGAACCGGATGACAGTCAGATCGAGGTGGCAATCCGTGCCCTGCAGGGTGTTTTGCCGCCTGAGGAGGTTTCCAACCATGTATGATAAATTACAGTCGCTGGCAGATCGCTACCATCAATTGGATGGTCTGCTGTCTGATCCGGAAATTTTGAAGAACCAAAAAGAATATCAAGCCTATGCCAAAGAATACGCCAGCCTGCGTGACACAGTCACTGCCTACGAAGAGTATCAAAAGGTCAGTACAAACATTGAAAAAACCCTGGCGACATTGAACTCGGAAGCCGGCAACGATGCGGAATTTGCTGAATTGCTCAAAGAAGAATTGACCCAGGAACGCAATCGCAAAGAAGCGCTTTCGGAAGAGTTAAAAGCATTGCTGCTGCCCAAAGATCCCAATGATGACAAAAACGTGATCATGGAAATCCGCGGCGGAGCAGGCGGCGGTGAGGCGGCTTTATTTGCTTCCGATTTGTATCGTATGTACACCTTCTATGCCGAACGCAAAGGCTGGCATACCGAAATTATGGATATCAATGAGACAGATCTCGGCGGCATTAAGGAGGTCGTTTTTTCCATTCAGGGCAAGGGCGCCTTCAGCCGGCTGAAGTTCGAAAGCGGTGTGCATCGGG
It contains:
- the prfA gene encoding peptide chain release factor 1, with the translated sequence MYDKLQSLADRYHQLDGLLSDPEILKNQKEYQAYAKEYASLRDTVTAYEEYQKVSTNIEKTLATLNSEAGNDAEFAELLKEELTQERNRKEALSEELKALLLPKDPNDDKNVIMEIRGGAGGGEAALFASDLYRMYTFYAERKGWHTEIMDINETDLGGIKEVVFSIQGKGAFSRLKFESGVHRVQRVPETEASGRIHTSTATVAVMPEAEEVEIEINPNDIRTDIYCSSGAGGQNVNKVESAIRLTHLPTGLVVTCQDERSQLKNKEKAMRVLRSRLLEIEQNKQSAAIGADRKSQIGTGDRSERIRTYNFPQGRVTDHRIGMTIYQLEAYLNGDIEAMIDALIVADRAAKLSGDNQ